The Hymenobacter psoromatis genome contains a region encoding:
- a CDS encoding helix-turn-helix domain-containing protein: MKGPSLADFYTAVATAVDAEPSTLLPPDIQREIGHFNIFNVADLFRRLGKGKTPPSPYNRRAYYKISLNRGRSRAEYADKVIDIEQNALLFATPKVPYHWLPLEMDQTGYFCIFTSEFLLPAKSGVVLDELPIFRAGGYPVFTVTDEECVEIEAIFQKMTREISSGYAFKYDLLRNYVLELIHFGQKLQPATALYPAHSASARVSSLFGELLERQFPIESPQQRLQLRTATAYADRLAVHVNHLNKVLKESTGRTTTELIGGRVVQEAKLLLKQTNWTVSEVSDSLGFAEVAHFCNFFKRHTELSPGAFRA, encoded by the coding sequence ATGAAAGGTCCCTCCCTCGCCGATTTTTATACCGCGGTGGCCACGGCCGTTGATGCCGAACCCAGCACGCTGCTCCCGCCGGATATCCAGCGGGAAATCGGGCATTTCAATATTTTTAACGTGGCCGACCTGTTCCGCCGACTCGGAAAAGGGAAGACGCCGCCCAGCCCCTACAACCGGCGGGCGTATTACAAAATCAGCCTAAATCGCGGGCGCAGCCGGGCCGAGTATGCCGACAAAGTAATTGACATTGAGCAGAATGCCCTGCTCTTTGCTACCCCCAAGGTGCCCTACCATTGGCTCCCCCTGGAGATGGACCAGACAGGCTACTTCTGCATCTTCACGTCCGAGTTTCTGCTACCGGCCAAAAGCGGGGTGGTCCTGGATGAGTTGCCGATTTTTAGAGCAGGCGGCTACCCCGTTTTTACGGTCACGGACGAGGAATGCGTGGAAATCGAGGCCATTTTCCAGAAGATGACGAGAGAAATCAGCTCGGGTTATGCCTTCAAGTACGATTTGTTGCGCAACTACGTGCTGGAGCTGATTCATTTCGGGCAGAAGCTTCAGCCCGCCACGGCCCTCTACCCCGCCCACAGTGCCTCGGCCCGGGTCAGTTCCTTGTTTGGCGAGCTGCTGGAGCGGCAGTTTCCCATCGAATCGCCGCAGCAGCGATTGCAGCTGCGCACGGCCACCGCGTACGCCGACCGCCTGGCCGTCCACGTCAATCACCTGAACAAAGTACTGAAAGAGAGCACCGGCCGCACCACCACCGAGCTGATTGGCGGCCGTGTCGTCCAGGAAGCCAAGTTGCTGCTCAAGCAAACGAACTGGACCGTTTCAGAAGTCTCCGACAGCCTGGGCTTTGCGGAAGTGGCCCATTTCTGTAATTTCTTCAAGCGCCACACCGAGCTCTCGCCGGGGGCGTTCCGGGCCTAG